The DNA region GCGATCGCGGCGCCGCCGCTCGCCACCGGCTGGGAGCTGGTGGCGGTGCCGTCGCCGAAATCGAATGTCGCCGTCCCGGTCGCCGTGTTGTTGCTGTCCTGGATCAGTGCGGTGACGGCTACTGGCTCGCCGAGGGCGGCGGTCTGGGCGGTCGGCGTCACCGTGGTCGTGCTGAAGCCGGCAAGGCTTGGGGAGACAAGGCCGAACAGCACCAGCGCGGCGAGCAGCACGGACGCCATCGCCCCGCGCAACGACCGGCTCCGCCATTGCCGCCAACCGGGCGTCGACGACACTCCGGCCTCAACTCCGCAGGCGTCCTTCCCCATCAGGGCACCATGTCATCGCTTGCAAAATGCTTGAAAATACAGAGCGATAGGAAAGCGTGACGCAGTCATCGCGCCCCGCTCTCGCCATGCGACAGGCAAATCCTGCGGCAGGTTGTCGCAACCTAGGGATTGCTGCCCGGCCACACAAACGCTTTCGCACACAAACGTGCATTTGGCAGCAACATGTGGTGCGCTTGCCACAACAGGACGAAAGGAGGGGGCGAATAGTTCGTAGCCTGGATCTTTCCTCACGGTTGTCCTGGCGAAAGCCAGGACCCATTACCACCGCATTGGGTAGCTGAAGGAAGCCGACGCCGCTCGCGCCCATTTCACGGGCAGCGGCGTATGGGTCCTGGCTTTTCGCCAGCTACTTCGCTGCCGCATTCCCGCCCACCGGCCGCACCGGATCGCCCTCGCGCAGCAGCGCGCCGGCGCGGGCGACCACGATGTCGCCTTCCTGGATGCCGTCGCGGATCTCGACCTGGCCGGCCGACATCAGCCCGGTCTCGACCCGCCGCGTCTCGACCCGGCCGCCGCGCACCACCTGCACCACGGTGCCGGCGGTGGAATAGAGGATCGCGGTCAGCGGCACCGCGACGCCGCAGCTCTGCCCGGTCTTGATCTGCGCGCGGCCCGACGAATTCACCAGGAGCCGCCGGTCGCTCGCGATGCCGATGAACACCTGGCCGAGCTGGCTGTTCGGCTCGACCGTCGGCGCCACCCGCCGCACCTTGCCGTCGAGCTCGCCGGCGCCCGAGATCTTGATTCGCGCCGTCTGGTTGGCGGCGAGCCGCGCGATGTCGCGGGTCGGCACCATGCCGACCAGGTCGTATTCGCTCTTGGCGATGATCGAGAACAGCGCCTCGCCCTTGGCC from Bradyrhizobium genosp. L includes:
- a CDS encoding efflux RND transporter periplasmic adaptor subunit, which encodes MNLRLAFAATAFVIAAQPTLAAGETDAAPKGAAVTVLKASKYCFGNIVEISGIVQPRDEQQVRPDRFGLKVAEVMADAGDTVAAGQALARLTDGANSVNVTAPVAGTIAASTAIVGASASAKGEALFSIIAKSEYDLVGMVPTRDIARLAANQTARIKISGAGELDGKVRRVAPTVEPNSQLGQVFIGIASDRRLLVNSSGRAQIKTGQSCGVAVPLTAILYSTAGTVVQVVRGGRVETRRVETGLMSAGQVEIRDGIQEGDIVVARAGALLREGDPVRPVGGNAAAK